From Oreochromis aureus strain Israel breed Guangdong linkage group 4, ZZ_aureus, whole genome shotgun sequence, a single genomic window includes:
- the zgc:112183 gene encoding ras-related protein Rab-37: MSTRKASLTEKQAKNGTSKYVLERCASINEYYDIAFKVMLLGDSAVGKTCLLVRFKDGAFLGGNFIATVGIDFRNKVVDVDNLKVKLQIWDTAGQERFRSVTHAYYRDAQALLLLYDITSKPSFDNIRAWLTEIHEHAQKDVVIMLLGNKSDMAAERVVKTEDGEKLAKEYGVPFMETSAKTGVNVDLAFHAIGKELKHRATQQPNEPKFQIHDYIESQKHKTGCCGP; the protein is encoded by the exons ATGTCCACGAGAAAGGCATCGTTGACGGAGAAGCAGGCAAAAAACGGCACATCAAAATATGTCTTGGAGAGATGCGCTTCTATTAACGAGTATTACGATATTGCCTTCAAG GTGATGTTGCTGGGAGATTCGGCCGTGGGGAAGACATGCCTCCTGGTGCGCTTCAAAGATGGGGCATTTCTGGGAGGCAACTTTATAGCCACCGTTGGAATTGACTTTAGG AATAAAGTGGTGGATGTCGACAACCTGAAAGTCAAGCTACAG ATCTGGGATACAGCCGGCCAAGAGAGATTCCGCAGTGTAACGCACGCCTACTACAGAGATGCCCAAG CGTTACTCCTGCTTTATGATATCACCAGCAAGCCATCATTTGACAACATCAGG GCTTGGCTGACTGAAATACACGAGCATGCCCAGAAGGATGTGGTCATCATGTTGCTCGGCAACAAG TCAGACATGGCTGCAGAGAGGGTCGTGAAGACGGAGGACGGAGAGAAGCTGGCCAAG GAATATGGAGTACCGTTTATGGAGACCAGTGCCAAGACTGGAGTCAATGTGGACCTGGCTTTTCACGCTATAGGAAA GGAGCTGAAGCACAGAGCGACGCAGCAGCCAAATGAGCCCAAGTTCCAGATACACGACTACATCGAGTCTCAGAAGCACAAGACTGGCTGCTGTGGCCCGTAG